One genomic segment of Thermus neutrinimicus includes these proteins:
- the ligA gene encoding NAD-dependent DNA ligase LigA: MTLEEARKRINELRDLIRYHNYRYYVLDSPEISDAEYDRLLRELKELEERFPELKSPDSPTEQVGARPLEATFRPIRHPSRMYSLDNAFTLEEVKAFEERIERALGRKGPLVYTVEHKVDGLSVNLYYEEGVLVWGATRGDGETGEEVTQNLLTIPTLPRRLQGVPERLEVRGEVYMPIEAFLRLNEELEEKGERIFKNPRNAAAGSLRQKDPRVTAKRGLRATFYALGLGLEESGLRTQYELLHWLREKGFPVEHGFARAQGVEGVERVYQAWLKERRSLPFEADGVVVKLDELSLWRELGYTARAPRFAIAYKFPAEEKETRLLQVVFQVGRTGRVTPVGVLEPVFIEGSEVSRVTLHNESYIEELDVRIGDWVLVHKAGGVIPEVLRVLRGKRTGEERPIHWPETCPECGHRLAKEGKVHRCPNPLCPAKRFEAIRHYASRKAMDIGGLGEKLIEKLLEKGLVRDVADLYRLKEEDLVGLERMGKKSAGNLLRQIEESKGRGLERLLYALGLPGVGEVLARNLAAHFGTMDRLLEATLEELLQVEEVGELTARGIYETLQDPAFRDLVRRLREAGVEMEAKERGEEALKGLTFVITGELSRPREEVKALLRRLGAKVTDSVSRKTSYLVVGEAPGSKLEKARALGVPTLTEEELYRLLEERTGKRLEALAS; this comes from the coding sequence ATGACCCTGGAGGAAGCCCGCAAGCGCATCAATGAGCTACGGGACCTGATCCGCTACCACAACTACCGCTACTACGTCCTGGACTCCCCCGAGATCTCCGACGCCGAGTACGACCGGCTTCTGAGGGAGCTGAAGGAGCTGGAGGAGCGCTTTCCTGAGCTCAAAAGCCCCGACTCCCCCACGGAGCAGGTGGGGGCAAGACCCCTCGAGGCCACCTTCCGTCCCATCCGCCACCCAAGCCGCATGTACTCCCTGGATAACGCCTTCACGCTGGAGGAGGTTAAGGCCTTTGAGGAGCGGATCGAGCGGGCCCTGGGGAGGAAGGGGCCCTTGGTGTACACGGTGGAGCACAAGGTGGATGGGCTTTCCGTGAACCTCTACTACGAGGAAGGGGTTCTGGTCTGGGGGGCCACCCGGGGGGATGGGGAAACAGGGGAGGAGGTGACCCAGAACCTCCTCACCATCCCCACCCTTCCCCGAAGGCTACAAGGGGTGCCGGAGCGCCTCGAGGTCCGGGGGGAGGTGTACATGCCCATAGAGGCCTTCCTCCGCCTCAACGAGGAGCTGGAGGAAAAGGGAGAGAGGATCTTCAAAAACCCCAGGAACGCCGCCGCCGGCTCCCTCAGGCAAAAGGACCCAAGGGTTACCGCTAAGAGGGGCCTTAGGGCCACCTTTTACGCCCTGGGGCTTGGTCTTGAAGAGTCTGGGTTAAGGACCCAGTATGAGCTTCTCCACTGGCTTAGGGAGAAGGGCTTTCCCGTGGAGCACGGCTTCGCCCGGGCCCAAGGGGTGGAGGGGGTGGAGAGGGTTTACCAGGCCTGGCTTAAGGAGCGGCGGAGCCTACCCTTTGAGGCGGATGGGGTGGTGGTGAAACTGGATGAGCTTTCCCTTTGGCGGGAGCTGGGCTATACCGCCCGGGCCCCGCGCTTTGCCATCGCCTACAAGTTCCCCGCCGAAGAGAAGGAAACCCGCTTGCTGCAGGTGGTCTTCCAGGTGGGGCGCACGGGTAGGGTCACGCCGGTGGGGGTCCTGGAGCCTGTTTTTATTGAGGGAAGCGAGGTGAGCCGGGTTACCCTTCACAACGAAAGCTACATAGAGGAGCTGGACGTGCGCATCGGGGACTGGGTCCTGGTGCACAAGGCGGGGGGGGTGATTCCCGAGGTGCTCAGGGTCCTGAGGGGAAAGAGAACGGGGGAGGAGAGGCCCATCCACTGGCCAGAAACCTGCCCCGAGTGCGGCCACCGCCTGGCCAAGGAGGGCAAGGTGCACCGCTGCCCCAACCCCCTGTGCCCGGCCAAACGCTTTGAGGCCATCCGCCACTACGCCTCCCGCAAGGCCATGGACATCGGAGGCCTTGGGGAGAAGCTCATCGAGAAGCTCCTGGAAAAGGGCTTGGTGAGGGATGTGGCCGACCTTTACCGGCTTAAGGAGGAGGACCTGGTGGGCCTCGAGCGCATGGGGAAGAAGAGCGCAGGGAACCTTCTCCGTCAGATTGAGGAGAGCAAGGGCCGGGGCCTGGAACGCCTCCTTTACGCCTTGGGGTTGCCGGGGGTGGGGGAGGTTCTGGCCCGGAACCTGGCGGCCCACTTCGGCACCATGGACCGCCTCCTCGAGGCCACGCTGGAGGAGCTCCTCCAGGTGGAGGAGGTGGGGGAGCTCACGGCTCGCGGGATTTACGAGACCCTGCAGGACCCCGCCTTTCGGGACCTGGTGAGGCGCCTTAGGGAGGCTGGGGTGGAGATGGAGGCCAAGGAACGTGGCGAAGAGGCCCTAAAGGGCCTGACCTTCGTCATCACCGGGGAGCTTTCCCGCCCCCGGGAGGAGGTGAAGGCCCTCTTGAGGCGCCTGGGAGCCAAGGTGACGGACTCGGTTAGCCGCAAGACCAGCTACCTGGTGGTGGGGGAGGCCCCGGGGAGCAAGCTGGAGAAGGCCCGGGCCCTGGGGGTGCCCACCCTGACGGAGGAGGAGCTTTACCGGCTCCTAGAGGAGCGCACGGGGAAGCGCCTGGAAGCCCTGGCCTCTTAG
- the thyX gene encoding FAD-dependent thymidylate synthase — translation MEIAVLDKGFVRLVEVMGSDASIVQAARVSYGPGTKTVREDAALIDYLMRHRHTSPFEMVEFKFHVKAPIFVVRQWFRHRTASVNEISGRYSVLKEEFYEPEAWRQQARRNRQGSEGELSDEEASLLLKGVEREAYHAYQTLLEKGIAREMARMVLPLNLYTEFYWKQDLHNLFHFLALRLDPHAQWEIRQYAKAIAEMVKAHVPLAWGSFEEHVLKGAQLSHTELKALRGLITPELYEKALKELGLSGSRLQEALEKLFPPGHQA, via the coding sequence ATGGAGATTGCGGTCCTTGACAAGGGATTCGTGCGCCTGGTGGAGGTGATGGGAAGCGATGCCTCCATCGTCCAAGCGGCCAGGGTTTCCTACGGCCCGGGCACCAAGACGGTGCGGGAGGATGCCGCCCTCATCGACTACCTCATGCGCCACCGCCACACCAGCCCCTTTGAGATGGTGGAGTTCAAGTTCCACGTGAAGGCCCCCATCTTCGTGGTGCGCCAGTGGTTCCGCCACCGCACCGCCAGCGTGAACGAGATCTCCGGGCGCTATTCCGTCCTCAAGGAGGAGTTTTACGAACCGGAAGCCTGGCGGCAACAAGCTCGGCGGAACAGGCAGGGCTCGGAGGGGGAGCTTTCCGATGAGGAGGCCTCCCTTCTCCTCAAGGGGGTGGAGCGGGAAGCCTATCATGCCTACCAAACCCTTCTGGAAAAGGGGATCGCCCGGGAGATGGCCCGGATGGTCCTGCCCCTCAACCTTTACACGGAGTTTTACTGGAAGCAGGACCTGCACAACCTCTTTCATTTCTTAGCCCTGCGCCTAGACCCCCACGCCCAGTGGGAGATAAGGCAGTACGCCAAGGCCATCGCCGAGATGGTGAAGGCCCATGTACCCCTGGCCTGGGGGAGCTTTGAGGAGCACGTTCTAAAGGGAGCCCAGCTCTCCCATACGGAGCTAAAGGCCCTCCGGGGGCTTATTACCCCGGAGCTTTACGAAAAGGCCCTAAAGGAGCTTGGCCTTTCCGGTTCCAGGCTCCAGGAGGCCCTGGAAAAGCTCTTTCCACCCGGCCACCAGGCCTAA
- the trpB gene encoding tryptophan synthase subunit beta, translating into MLRLPDFPLPDPRGRFGPYGGRYVPETLIPALEEVEAAYREAKKDPAFLAELEYYLRTFAGRPTPLYHAKRLSEYWGGAQVYLKREDLLHTGAHKINNTLGQALLARRMGKRRVIAETGAGQHGVSVATVAALFGLECVVYMGEEDVRRQALNVFRMKLLGAEVRPVAAGSRTLKDATNEAIRDWLTHVRTTFYILGSVVGPHPYPMMVREFQSVIGEEVKEQSQKLFGRFPDALIAAVGGGSNAIGLFAPFAYLPERERPRLIGVEAAGEGLSTGRHAASIGAGKRGVLHGSYMYLLYDHDGQITPAHSVSAGLDYPGVGPEHSYYADQGIAEYAGVTDEEALEGFKLLARLEGIIPALESAHAIAHAAKVVPEMDKDQIVVINLSGRGDKDVTEVMRLLGGEL; encoded by the coding sequence ATGTTGAGGTTGCCAGACTTTCCCCTGCCCGACCCTCGAGGGCGCTTCGGTCCTTACGGAGGAAGGTATGTCCCCGAGACCTTGATCCCGGCCCTGGAGGAGGTGGAGGCTGCCTACAGGGAGGCCAAGAAGGACCCTGCGTTCTTGGCAGAACTGGAGTACTACCTCAGGACCTTTGCCGGCCGGCCCACCCCCCTTTACCACGCCAAAAGGCTTTCCGAGTACTGGGGTGGGGCCCAGGTTTACCTGAAGCGGGAGGACCTCCTGCACACCGGGGCCCACAAGATCAACAACACCCTGGGCCAGGCCCTCCTGGCCCGGCGCATGGGCAAAAGGCGGGTCATCGCCGAAACCGGCGCCGGGCAGCACGGGGTTTCCGTGGCCACGGTGGCCGCCCTTTTCGGCCTGGAATGCGTGGTTTACATGGGTGAGGAGGATGTGAGGCGGCAGGCCTTGAACGTCTTCCGCATGAAGCTTCTGGGGGCCGAGGTGCGCCCGGTGGCCGCGGGAAGCCGCACCCTTAAGGACGCCACCAACGAGGCCATCCGGGACTGGCTCACCCATGTGCGCACCACCTTCTACATCCTGGGCTCGGTGGTGGGTCCCCACCCCTACCCCATGATGGTGCGGGAATTCCAAAGCGTGATCGGGGAGGAGGTGAAGGAGCAGAGCCAAAAGCTTTTTGGCCGCTTTCCCGACGCCCTCATCGCCGCCGTGGGGGGAGGGTCCAACGCCATCGGGCTCTTTGCCCCCTTTGCCTACCTTCCCGAAAGGGAGCGCCCCCGGCTCATCGGGGTGGAGGCCGCCGGGGAGGGGCTTTCCACCGGTAGGCACGCCGCCAGCATCGGGGCGGGGAAGCGGGGGGTGTTGCACGGCAGCTACATGTACCTTCTCTACGACCACGACGGCCAGATCACCCCGGCCCACTCGGTGTCCGCCGGGCTGGACTACCCCGGGGTGGGGCCGGAGCACAGCTACTACGCCGACCAGGGCATCGCCGAGTACGCGGGGGTGACGGACGAGGAGGCCCTGGAGGGCTTCAAGCTCCTCGCCCGCCTCGAGGGGATCATCCCCGCCCTGGAGTCCGCCCATGCCATCGCCCACGCGGCCAAGGTGGTCCCGGAGATGGACAAGGACCAGATCGTGGTCATCAACCTCTCGGGCCGAGGGGACAAGGACGTGACCGAGGTGATGCGCCTTTTGGGAGGGGAACTATGA
- the trpA gene encoding tryptophan synthase subunit alpha — protein sequence MTTLEAFARARAEGRAALIPYLTAGFPSREGFLQAVKEVLPYADLLEIGLPYSDPLGDGPVIQRASEEALRKGMSVQGVLELFREVRALTEKPLFLMTYLNPVLAWGPERFFSLFKQAGATGLILPDLPPDEDPSLVRLAQEIGLETVFLLAPTSTDRRVETVVGYATGFIYAVSVTGVTGERERLPEEVRDLVRRIKAKTSLPVAVGFGVSGRETAAQAAVADGVVVGSALVRALEGGRPLAPLLEEIRLGLLQKEPA from the coding sequence ATGACCACCCTGGAAGCCTTTGCCCGGGCCAGGGCCGAGGGCCGGGCCGCCTTGATCCCCTACCTCACCGCGGGCTTCCCCAGCCGCGAGGGGTTCCTGCAGGCGGTGAAGGAGGTGTTGCCCTACGCCGACCTTCTGGAGATCGGCCTCCCCTACTCCGATCCCCTGGGGGACGGCCCGGTGATCCAGCGGGCCAGCGAGGAGGCCTTGAGGAAGGGTATGAGCGTCCAGGGCGTTTTGGAGCTCTTCCGGGAGGTGCGCGCCCTCACGGAAAAGCCCCTTTTCCTCATGACCTACCTGAACCCCGTGCTGGCCTGGGGGCCGGAGCGGTTCTTCAGCCTGTTCAAGCAGGCGGGGGCCACGGGCCTCATCCTGCCCGACCTTCCTCCCGATGAGGACCCCTCCCTGGTGCGCCTGGCGCAGGAGATCGGGCTGGAAACAGTGTTTCTCCTGGCCCCCACCTCCACGGATAGGCGGGTGGAGACCGTGGTGGGCTACGCCACCGGGTTCATCTATGCGGTCTCCGTTACCGGGGTCACTGGGGAGCGGGAGCGCCTGCCCGAGGAGGTGCGGGACCTGGTGCGGCGGATCAAGGCCAAAACCTCCTTGCCCGTGGCTGTGGGCTTTGGGGTTTCCGGGCGGGAAACCGCGGCCCAAGCGGCGGTGGCCGACGGGGTGGTGGTGGGAAGCGCCTTGGTGCGGGCCCTCGAGGGGGGTAGGCCCTTGGCCCCCCTCCTGGAGGAGATCCGCCTAGGGTTATTGCAGAAGGAACCCGCTTAG
- the mqnC gene encoding cyclic dehypoxanthinyl futalosine synthase has protein sequence MGPMEVLEKAVGGERLTEAEVLTLFDLPLPELAAAAHEVRLQKTHPEVVTFLIDRNINYTNVCTVGCAFCAFYRTRRQKDAYTLTYEAIAEKVAELYQVGGRRILMQGGVNPELPLEWYLDLLRYLKNRFPDLRIDAFSPEEILGLERLTGLKAGEILEKLMEAGLDGMPGAGAEILVDEVRQKAAPARIKTADWYRIVDAAQALGLYTLASMVIGFGEGPRERTLHLLGIRAQQDKALKQYRNGFAAFALWTLQVEHTRLKGKAPGATSHEYLKTLAIARLALDNFAHFQASWPTLGFKVAQAALYYGADDFGSTMLEENVVSAAGGHGRTHATVREIVRHIVDAGFRPAERDPLYRILRYPDPRAILGEEAGLPLA, from the coding sequence ATGGGTCCCATGGAGGTTCTGGAAAAGGCCGTAGGGGGGGAGAGGCTTACCGAAGCCGAGGTGCTTACCCTTTTTGACCTCCCCCTGCCCGAGCTGGCTGCCGCCGCTCACGAGGTGCGCCTTCAGAAAACCCATCCAGAGGTGGTGACCTTTCTCATAGACCGCAACATCAACTACACCAACGTCTGCACGGTGGGTTGCGCCTTTTGCGCCTTTTACCGCACCCGGCGGCAGAAGGATGCCTACACCCTCACCTACGAAGCCATCGCCGAGAAGGTAGCGGAACTCTACCAGGTGGGGGGAAGGCGCATCCTGATGCAAGGGGGGGTGAACCCCGAGCTTCCCCTGGAGTGGTACCTGGACCTTCTCCGCTACCTCAAGAACCGCTTCCCCGACCTGCGCATTGACGCCTTCAGCCCCGAGGAGATCCTCGGACTGGAAAGGCTCACGGGGCTTAAGGCCGGGGAGATCTTGGAAAAGCTGATGGAGGCTGGCCTAGATGGGATGCCGGGGGCCGGGGCGGAGATCCTGGTGGACGAGGTGCGGCAAAAGGCCGCTCCCGCCCGCATCAAGACCGCGGACTGGTACCGCATCGTGGATGCCGCCCAGGCCTTGGGGCTTTACACCCTGGCCAGCATGGTGATCGGCTTTGGGGAAGGCCCAAGGGAGCGCACCCTTCACCTCCTGGGCATCCGCGCCCAGCAGGACAAGGCCCTGAAGCAGTACCGGAATGGCTTTGCCGCCTTCGCCCTCTGGACCCTGCAGGTGGAGCACACCCGCCTGAAAGGAAAGGCCCCTGGGGCCACTAGCCATGAGTACCTGAAGACCCTGGCCATCGCCAGGCTTGCCCTGGACAACTTTGCCCACTTCCAGGCTTCCTGGCCCACCCTGGGGTTCAAGGTGGCCCAGGCCGCCCTTTACTACGGGGCCGACGACTTCGGCAGCACCATGCTGGAGGAGAACGTGGTTTCGGCAGCCGGGGGGCATGGGCGCACCCACGCCACGGTGCGGGAGATCGTGCGCCACATCGTGGATGCGGGCTTCCGGCCCGCGGAGCGGGACCCCCTCTACCGCATCCTGCGCTATCCGGACCCCAGGGCCATCCTAGGTGAGGAAGCCGGGCTTCCCCTGGCCTAA
- a CDS encoding adenosine-specific kinase encodes MELKLIPIEKPENLNVILGQAHFIKTVEDLHEALVTAVPGIKFGLAFSEASGKRLVRRSGTDPELTELAVKNLLNLAAGHTFLIFLGEGFYPINVLHAVKACPEVVRIFAATANPLKVVVAEEGEQRAILGVMDGFTPLGVEDEAEVAWRKDLLRRFGYKL; translated from the coding sequence ATGGAACTCAAGCTCATCCCCATAGAGAAGCCGGAAAACCTCAACGTCATCCTGGGCCAGGCCCACTTCATCAAGACGGTGGAGGACCTCCACGAGGCTTTGGTGACCGCCGTGCCGGGCATCAAGTTCGGCTTGGCCTTCTCCGAGGCCAGCGGCAAGCGCCTGGTGCGGCGCTCGGGCACCGATCCCGAGCTTACCGAGCTTGCGGTGAAAAACCTCCTCAACCTGGCGGCGGGACACACCTTCCTCATCTTTTTAGGGGAGGGGTTTTACCCCATTAACGTGCTCCATGCGGTGAAGGCCTGCCCAGAGGTGGTGCGCATCTTTGCCGCCACCGCCAATCCCCTCAAGGTGGTGGTGGCGGAGGAAGGAGAGCAGCGGGCCATCCTGGGGGTGATGGATGGCTTTACGCCCCTGGGGGTGGAGGACGAGGCCGAGGTGGCCTGGCGTAAGGACCTTCTCCGCCGTTTCGGCTACAAACTTTAG
- the bcp gene encoding thioredoxin-dependent thiol peroxidase, producing the protein MEPGTLASDFALPDQEGRIHRLSDYRGKWVVLYFYPKDDTPGCTKEACGFRDRMGDLQELGAVVLGVSADDVQSHKRFAEKYGLNFPLLADPERQVITAYGAWGRKKLYGKEYEGILRQTFLIDPEGRIAKVWKKVSPEGHAEEVAEALRSLRGF; encoded by the coding sequence ATGGAGCCTGGAACCCTTGCGTCCGACTTCGCCCTGCCGGACCAGGAGGGGCGGATTCACCGGCTTTCCGATTACCGGGGGAAGTGGGTGGTTCTCTACTTCTACCCCAAGGACGACACCCCGGGTTGCACCAAGGAGGCTTGTGGGTTTCGCGACCGCATGGGGGATCTACAGGAGCTGGGTGCCGTGGTGCTTGGGGTGTCGGCGGATGACGTCCAGAGCCACAAGCGCTTTGCCGAGAAGTACGGCCTAAACTTTCCCCTTCTTGCCGATCCCGAGCGGCAGGTGATCACCGCTTACGGGGCTTGGGGGAGGAAGAAGCTTTACGGCAAGGAGTACGAGGGGATTTTGCGCCAGACCTTCCTGATAGACCCCGAAGGGCGCATCGCCAAGGTATGGAAAAAGGTGTCCCCGGAGGGGCATGCCGAGGAAGTGGCCGAGGCCTTGCGGAGCTTAAGGGGGTTCTAG
- the rpiA gene encoding ribose-5-phosphate isomerase RpiA: MERPLESYKKEAAHAAVAYVQDGMVVGLGTGSTARYAVLELARRLREGELKGVKGVPTSEATKDLALREGIPLLDLPPEGVDLAIDGADEIAPDLSLIKGLGGALLREKIVESNAKEFIVIADHTKKVPVLGRGVVPVEIVPFGHLATLKAIRALGGEPELRMEGDEFYFTDGGHLIADVRFGPIGDPLGLHKALLEIPGVVETGIFVGLATRALVAGPMGVEEILP, encoded by the coding sequence ATGGAAAGACCCTTGGAATCGTATAAGAAGGAGGCGGCCCACGCCGCTGTGGCCTATGTCCAGGATGGCATGGTGGTGGGCTTGGGAACGGGGTCCACGGCCCGGTATGCCGTCTTGGAGCTGGCCCGGCGCCTCCGGGAAGGGGAGCTTAAGGGGGTTAAAGGGGTTCCCACCTCGGAGGCCACCAAGGACCTGGCCCTTAGGGAGGGGATCCCCTTGCTGGACCTTCCTCCGGAGGGGGTGGACCTCGCCATTGACGGGGCCGATGAGATCGCCCCGGACCTTTCCCTGATAAAGGGCCTGGGCGGGGCTCTCCTGCGGGAGAAGATTGTGGAGAGCAACGCCAAGGAGTTTATCGTGATCGCCGACCACACCAAGAAGGTGCCCGTGCTGGGCCGGGGGGTGGTGCCGGTGGAGATCGTGCCCTTTGGCCATCTGGCCACCTTGAAGGCCATCCGCGCCCTGGGCGGGGAGCCGGAGCTCAGGATGGAGGGGGATGAGTTCTACTTCACCGATGGGGGTCATCTCATCGCCGACGTGCGCTTTGGCCCCATCGGGGATCCCTTGGGCCTGCACAAGGCCCTCCTGGAGATCCCCGGGGTGGTGGAAACGGGGATCTTCGTGGGACTCGCCACCCGGGCCTTGGTGGCGGGGCCCATGGGGGTGGAGGAGATCCTCCCGTAA
- the metG gene encoding methionine--tRNA ligase, which translates to MEKVFYITTPIYYVNAEPHLGHAYTTVVADFLARWHRLDGYRTFFLTGTDEHGETVYRAALKAGEEPKAFVDRVSQRFRKAWELLGIAYDDFIRTTEERHKRVVQRVLQKVYEAGDIYYGEYEGLYCVSCERFYTEKELQGDLCPIHARPVERRREGNYFFRMEKYREWLIDYLQTHPDLIRPEGYRNEVLSMLSEPIGDLSISRPKARVPWGIPLPWDEAHVTYVWFDALINYVSALGYPEDPRYATFWPQAWHLIGKDILKPHAVFWPTMLKAAGIPMYRHLNVGGFLLGPDGRKMSKTLGNVVDPFALTEKYGRDAVRYYLLREIPYGQDTPVSEEALKARYEADLADDLGNLLQRTRAMLFRFAEGRIPEPVPGEELEEGTRLAGRLRGLVRDLRFHVALEEAMAYVKAINRYINEKRPWELFKGDPKEARAALYRVVEGLRIASILLTPAMPGKMAELRRALGLKEEVSLEEAERWGLAEPLPLPQEAGVLFPKEARGSGEGQMEDHPEDRLIGIEDFAKVELRVAEVVAAEKHPNADRLLVLRLSLGNEERTVVSGIARWYRPEELVGKKVVLVANLKPARLRGVESQGMILAASEGDRLTLVTVEGDIPPGAVVR; encoded by the coding sequence ATGGAAAAGGTTTTTTACATCACCACCCCCATCTACTACGTGAATGCGGAACCCCACCTGGGCCACGCCTACACCACGGTGGTGGCGGACTTCCTGGCCCGCTGGCACCGGTTGGACGGATACCGGACCTTTTTCCTCACCGGCACCGACGAGCACGGGGAAACCGTCTACCGGGCGGCCCTGAAGGCGGGAGAGGAGCCAAAGGCCTTTGTGGACCGGGTATCCCAGCGCTTCCGCAAGGCTTGGGAGCTTTTGGGCATCGCCTACGACGATTTCATCCGTACCACCGAGGAGCGGCATAAGCGGGTGGTGCAACGGGTCTTACAGAAGGTCTACGAGGCTGGGGACATCTACTACGGGGAGTATGAGGGGCTTTACTGCGTAAGCTGCGAGCGTTTTTATACGGAGAAGGAGCTTCAAGGGGATCTTTGCCCCATTCACGCCCGCCCCGTGGAGCGGAGACGGGAAGGGAACTACTTCTTCCGCATGGAGAAGTACCGGGAGTGGCTCATCGATTACCTCCAGACCCACCCGGACCTGATCCGGCCTGAGGGGTATAGGAACGAGGTGCTCTCCATGCTCTCCGAGCCCATTGGGGACCTTTCCATCTCCCGGCCCAAGGCCCGGGTACCCTGGGGCATCCCCTTGCCCTGGGATGAGGCCCACGTGACCTACGTGTGGTTTGACGCCCTCATCAACTACGTTTCCGCCCTGGGCTACCCCGAGGACCCTCGCTACGCCACCTTCTGGCCCCAGGCCTGGCATCTGATCGGCAAGGACATCCTGAAGCCCCATGCCGTCTTCTGGCCCACCATGCTGAAGGCGGCGGGGATTCCCATGTACCGGCACCTGAACGTGGGGGGGTTCCTGCTGGGGCCGGATGGGCGGAAGATGAGCAAGACTCTGGGGAACGTGGTGGATCCCTTTGCCCTCACGGAGAAGTACGGCCGGGATGCGGTGCGCTATTACCTTTTGCGGGAGATTCCCTATGGCCAGGATACGCCGGTGAGCGAGGAGGCCTTGAAGGCTAGGTACGAGGCGGATCTCGCCGACGACCTGGGCAACCTTCTCCAGCGCACCCGGGCCATGCTCTTTCGTTTCGCTGAGGGACGCATTCCCGAGCCGGTTCCCGGGGAGGAGCTGGAGGAGGGCACGCGCCTTGCGGGACGCCTCAGGGGTCTGGTGCGGGACCTTCGCTTCCACGTGGCCCTCGAGGAGGCCATGGCCTACGTCAAGGCCATAAACCGCTACATCAACGAGAAGCGTCCCTGGGAGCTATTCAAGGGGGATCCCAAGGAGGCCAGGGCGGCGCTCTACCGGGTGGTGGAGGGTCTGAGGATCGCTTCCATCCTCCTTACCCCGGCCATGCCGGGCAAGATGGCCGAGCTAAGGCGGGCCTTGGGCCTGAAGGAGGAGGTGAGCCTCGAGGAGGCGGAGCGCTGGGGCTTGGCGGAACCCCTCCCCCTTCCCCAGGAGGCAGGGGTTCTCTTTCCCAAGGAGGCCAGGGGTTCCGGAGAGGGCCAAATGGAGGATCATCCAGAGGATCGCCTCATCGGCATAGAGGATTTCGCCAAGGTGGAGCTGAGGGTGGCGGAGGTGGTGGCGGCGGAGAAGCATCCCAACGCCGATAGGCTTTTGGTGCTCCGGCTTTCCCTGGGGAACGAAGAGCGCACCGTGGTTTCCGGCATCGCCCGGTGGTACCGCCCCGAGGAGCTCGTGGGGAAGAAGGTGGTGCTGGTGGCCAATCTGAAACCGGCCAGGCTCCGAGGAGTGGAGAGCCAGGGAATGATCCTGGCGGCTTCGGAAGGGGATAGGCTCACCCTGGTCACCGTGGAGGGGGATATTCCCCCGGGGGCGGTGGTGAGATAG